One Thioclava electrotropha DNA segment encodes these proteins:
- a CDS encoding heme biosynthesis protein HemY — translation MIWSFIKIALFLIVVAAATLGLAHLAEMTGGLRITTLGMEFTLGPLQAVIAAIILFIAIWIVIRVVGLVVAFLRFLAGDETAITRYFDRHRERKGYQALSEGLLAAASGEGKLAMSKAAKAERYLQRPELTNLLTAQAAEASGDSKKATEVYKRLLADDRTRFVGIRGLLRQKLEEGDTETALKLAQKAYAIKPRHREVQDTLLGLQTETGDWKGAREILQAKMRQGELPRDVHKRRDAVLALQEAKGVWQEGASVEAREAAISAAKASPDLVPAVVMAARAYIDKGKKGAAERILRKAWEVRPHPDLATAFAEITPDETPDARLKRFSKLLSSRPDHEETRLLKAELNIAAEDFPAARRALGDLVETHPTARSLTIMAAVERGEGAEDVVVRGWLARALTAPRGPQWCCDKCQNIQSEWTPICDNCGGFDTLSWREPQQAQSPLPHGAEMLPLIVGKPSAEPSPKKEDETEDAPIQDAEIVDPPKEEGGAASASKETQSGTATA, via the coding sequence ATGATCTGGTCATTCATCAAAATCGCGCTGTTTCTGATTGTCGTCGCCGCGGCGACCCTGGGCCTCGCGCATCTCGCCGAGATGACGGGCGGTCTGCGGATCACGACGCTCGGTATGGAATTCACCTTGGGCCCGCTGCAGGCGGTGATCGCCGCGATCATCCTCTTCATCGCGATCTGGATCGTGATCCGGGTCGTCGGTCTGGTGGTCGCCTTCCTGCGCTTCCTCGCGGGCGACGAAACCGCGATCACCCGCTATTTCGACCGGCATCGCGAACGCAAAGGCTATCAGGCTTTGTCCGAAGGGCTGCTTGCGGCGGCGTCCGGCGAGGGCAAGCTCGCCATGTCGAAAGCGGCGAAGGCCGAGCGCTATCTGCAACGTCCGGAGCTGACCAACCTTCTCACCGCGCAGGCGGCGGAAGCCTCGGGCGACTCGAAGAAAGCGACCGAAGTTTACAAACGGCTCCTCGCGGATGACCGCACGCGGTTCGTGGGGATTCGCGGGCTGCTGCGCCAGAAGCTCGAAGAGGGCGATACCGAAACGGCGCTGAAGCTCGCGCAGAAAGCTTACGCGATCAAGCCGCGTCACCGTGAAGTTCAGGATACGCTTCTGGGGCTGCAGACTGAGACGGGCGACTGGAAAGGCGCGCGGGAGATTTTGCAGGCGAAGATGCGTCAGGGTGAATTGCCGCGTGACGTGCATAAGCGCCGCGATGCTGTCCTTGCGCTGCAAGAGGCAAAGGGCGTCTGGCAGGAAGGCGCGAGCGTCGAGGCGCGCGAAGCTGCGATTTCGGCCGCCAAAGCGTCGCCCGATCTGGTGCCTGCGGTCGTGATGGCGGCGCGCGCCTATATCGACAAGGGCAAGAAAGGCGCGGCGGAGCGTATCTTGCGGAAGGCTTGGGAAGTGCGGCCGCATCCGGATCTTGCGACCGCTTTCGCGGAGATTACCCCGGATGAGACGCCTGACGCACGGCTGAAGCGATTCTCGAAGCTGCTTTCGAGCCGTCCTGATCATGAGGAAACCCGCCTTCTGAAAGCGGAACTGAACATCGCGGCCGAAGATTTCCCGGCGGCGCGCCGGGCGCTGGGCGATCTCGTCGAGACACATCCGACGGCCCGGTCGCTGACGATCATGGCGGCGGTCGAGCGTGGCGAAGGGGCGGAGGATGTCGTCGTGCGCGGGTGGTTGGCCCGGGCCCTGACTGCACCGCGCGGTCCGCAATGGTGCTGCGACAAATGTCAGAACATTCAGTCCGAATGGACGCCGATCTGCGACAATTGCGGTGGCTTCGACACGCTCAGCTGGCGCGAGCCGCAACAGGCGCAGTCGCCGCTGCCGCATGGGGCAGAGATGCTGCCTTTGATCGTGGGCAAGCCGAGTGCCGAACCCTCGCCCAAGAAAGAGGATGAAACCGAAGACGCCCCCATTCAGGACGCGGAAATCGTCGATCCGCCGAAGGAGGAAGGCGGGGCTGCAAGCGCATCGAAGGAGACGCAAAGCGGAACTGCGACAGCTTGA
- a CDS encoding COG4223 family protein → MPTAPAPVDEAAIQAKLDDQSKQIGQLSEEIATLKSSQPPAPDLSGVQGALDQVNADIRANKSALEDLKSQIASLQTDTGGSAAQAEIEAAAKAAEARIKEAEAQAQNLKSQSEAAAKAAMTQAAAARVKAALDAGTSLDAPLADLRDAGVDIPAALSGDIPSLQSLQSSFPDSARAALQAARRTETGGSISDRVGAFLLAQTGARSVAPKEGDSADAVLSRAQADVDRGALSEALDEIAKLPDPAQEAMSDWVNQAKARVAAIDAANQLGATQ, encoded by the coding sequence TTGCCGACCGCACCGGCCCCGGTGGACGAGGCGGCCATTCAAGCCAAGCTCGATGACCAATCGAAGCAAATTGGCCAACTCTCCGAAGAGATTGCGACCCTGAAATCGTCGCAGCCGCCCGCGCCCGATCTGTCGGGCGTTCAAGGCGCACTCGATCAGGTTAACGCGGATATCCGGGCGAACAAATCCGCGCTGGAGGATCTGAAATCGCAGATCGCGTCGCTGCAGACCGACACTGGCGGCAGCGCGGCGCAAGCCGAGATCGAAGCGGCCGCGAAAGCCGCCGAAGCCCGGATCAAAGAAGCCGAAGCGCAGGCGCAGAACCTGAAATCGCAAAGTGAAGCGGCTGCCAAGGCGGCGATGACGCAGGCTGCGGCGGCGCGCGTGAAAGCGGCGCTGGATGCGGGCACGTCGCTTGACGCGCCGCTGGCCGATCTGCGCGACGCAGGTGTGGACATCCCGGCGGCGCTCAGTGGTGACATTCCGAGCCTGCAGTCGCTGCAATCGAGCTTCCCGGACTCCGCGCGGGCCGCACTTCAAGCGGCGCGCCGCACCGAGACGGGCGGCTCGATCAGCGATCGCGTCGGCGCCTTCCTTCTGGCTCAGACCGGGGCACGCTCGGTCGCGCCGAAAGAGGGCGATAGCGCAGATGCGGTGCTGTCGCGGGCGCAGGCCGATGTCGACCGGGGGGCCTTGTCCGAGGCGCTCGACGAGATTGCGAAACTGCCCGACCCCGCGCAGGAGGCGATGTCCGACTGGGTGAACCAGGCGAAAGCACGGGTGGCTGCGATCGACGCGGCCAACCAGCTTGGCGCGACGCAATAA
- a CDS encoding uroporphyrinogen-III synthase, with the protein MDSQPERPILLVTRPAVAAEGFVEAFRNRFGQDWPVIVSPLTEIEPLDTPIPEFQTAIFTSQNAVAAFRRLAQGQGRRAYCVGQRTAQAAREAGFVAIAGPGDAEALSEMIAQRELGGKLLFLRGEQVAFDLENRLNSAGIETESAIIYRQVSRPLSGEAQGVLRASRPVLVPIFSPNAADRFLNSMPDALKPPLFVAAMSEAVASRLKSASLCHLEVAPHPDAQGMLDALAVLLQRQKAG; encoded by the coding sequence ATGGACAGCCAGCCTGAGAGACCGATTCTCCTCGTCACGCGACCCGCCGTCGCGGCAGAAGGATTCGTCGAGGCATTTCGCAACAGGTTTGGGCAGGATTGGCCTGTCATCGTCTCTCCGCTCACGGAGATCGAGCCTTTAGACACGCCGATACCCGAGTTTCAGACCGCAATCTTCACCTCGCAAAATGCCGTGGCCGCCTTCCGACGACTGGCTCAGGGACAAGGCCGCCGCGCCTATTGCGTGGGACAGCGCACGGCGCAGGCGGCGCGCGAGGCCGGGTTCGTTGCCATCGCCGGGCCGGGCGATGCGGAGGCGTTGAGCGAAATGATCGCGCAGCGGGAGCTCGGCGGAAAACTGCTGTTTCTGAGGGGAGAGCAGGTCGCCTTCGATCTCGAAAATCGGCTGAATTCCGCCGGAATAGAGACTGAATCTGCGATCATTTACCGCCAGGTCTCACGCCCGTTGAGCGGTGAGGCGCAGGGGGTTCTGCGCGCATCGCGCCCTGTTTTAGTGCCGATTTTCTCGCCAAATGCGGCGGATCGCTTCCTAAATTCTATGCCCGATGCGCTCAAGCCGCCGCTCTTTGTCGCAGCCATGAGCGAGGCAGTGGCGTCTCGCCTCAAAAGCGCTAGCTTGTGCCATCTGGAAGTTGCCCCGCATCCCGATGCGCAAGGGATGCTCGATGCGCTTGCCGTCTTGCTGCAAAGGCAAAAGGCGGGTTGA
- the tsaD gene encoding tRNA (adenosine(37)-N6)-threonylcarbamoyltransferase complex transferase subunit TsaD, with protein MTDTLTFLGLESSCDDTAAAIVRLTDGKPEILSSVVAGQTDLHAAFGGVVPEIAARAHAEKLDLCVEEALEEAGLGLDALDGIAVTAGPGLIGGVMSGVMCAKGLAAGAGLPLVGVNHLAGHALTPRLTDGLAFPYLMLLVSGGHCQFLIAKGPEDFSRLGGTIDDAPGEAFDKAAKLMALPQPGGPSVEAEARKGDPKAFAFPRPLLDRPGCDMSFSGLKTALLRARDQVVAEHGGLPRQIRADLCAGFQQAIADVLIEKSRRALAEYLKLAPANPGFAVAGGVAANQAIRAGLEAVSREMGADFVAPPLKLCTDNAAMIAWAGIERFRSGAQDGMDLTARPRWPLDRSAAPLLGSGKKGAKA; from the coding sequence ATGACCGATACGCTGACCTTTCTCGGGCTGGAATCGAGCTGCGACGATACGGCAGCGGCGATCGTGCGCCTGACGGATGGCAAGCCGGAGATCCTCTCGAGCGTCGTCGCCGGGCAGACCGATCTGCATGCGGCCTTCGGCGGCGTGGTCCCCGAAATCGCCGCGCGCGCCCATGCCGAGAAGCTCGATCTCTGCGTCGAAGAGGCGTTGGAAGAGGCTGGGCTTGGGCTCGACGCGCTGGATGGCATTGCGGTGACGGCGGGTCCGGGGCTGATCGGCGGGGTGATGTCGGGCGTGATGTGCGCCAAGGGCCTCGCCGCCGGGGCGGGTCTGCCGCTGGTCGGCGTGAACCACTTGGCGGGCCATGCGCTGACCCCGCGCCTGACCGATGGGCTCGCTTTTCCCTATCTGATGCTGCTGGTCTCCGGCGGGCATTGTCAGTTCCTGATCGCGAAAGGGCCGGAGGATTTCTCGCGCCTCGGCGGCACGATCGACGACGCGCCGGGCGAGGCCTTCGACAAGGCGGCGAAGCTGATGGCCCTGCCCCAACCCGGCGGACCGTCGGTCGAGGCAGAGGCGCGCAAGGGCGATCCCAAGGCGTTTGCCTTCCCGCGCCCCCTTCTGGATCGGCCGGGCTGCGATATGTCCTTCTCTGGGCTGAAGACCGCGCTGCTGCGCGCCCGCGATCAGGTGGTGGCAGAGCATGGCGGGCTGCCGCGCCAGATCCGCGCCGATCTTTGCGCCGGTTTTCAGCAGGCGATCGCGGATGTCCTGATCGAGAAATCACGGCGCGCCTTGGCGGAATACCTGAAACTCGCACCCGCCAACCCCGGCTTCGCGGTCGCAGGCGGTGTCGCGGCAAATCAGGCTATTCGGGCTGGATTAGAGGCTGTTTCACGTGAAATGGGCGCGGATTTCGTGGCCCCGCCCTTGAAGCTTTGCACCGATAACGCGGCGATGATCGCATGGGCCGGGATCGAACGGTTCCGCAGTGGCGCGCAAGACGGGATGGACCTGACCGCCCGCCCCCGCTGGCCGCTGGATCGCAGCGCCGCGCCGCTTCTTGGATCGGGAAAGAAGGGGGCCAAGGCATGA
- a CDS encoding NAD(P)H-dependent glycerol-3-phosphate dehydrogenase, with product MSISVLGAGAFGTAMAVTLSQNGPVTLWARDAEHVQAMRESGENARRLPGVKLPENVTVSAEIADALQAETLLLAMPMQKMAGFLDTHSDTLAGKTLVSCSKGIDLSTGQGPTALIRAKVPGARAAVLTGPSFAGDIARGLPTALTLACADHSEELQAELSTPTLRLYRTTDTTGAELGGALKNVYAIAAGTVIGAGLGDSARAALMTRGFAEMLRIATELGARPETLSGLSGFGDLVLTCTSAQSRNFRLGHAIGAGEAFDPSITVEGAATAQALNKLAHARGLEIPVAAMVMALTEQSISVDEAMQALLARPLKEE from the coding sequence ATGAGTATTTCGGTCCTGGGCGCGGGCGCTTTCGGCACGGCGATGGCGGTGACGCTGTCGCAAAACGGGCCGGTGACCCTTTGGGCGCGCGATGCCGAGCATGTGCAGGCCATGCGCGAGAGCGGTGAAAACGCGCGCCGCCTTCCGGGTGTCAAACTGCCCGAGAACGTCACTGTTTCGGCGGAAATCGCAGATGCGCTGCAGGCTGAGACGCTGCTCCTCGCGATGCCGATGCAGAAGATGGCCGGGTTTCTCGACACCCACTCCGACACCCTTGCGGGCAAGACTCTGGTCTCCTGCTCCAAGGGGATCGACCTGTCCACCGGCCAAGGGCCGACGGCCCTGATCCGCGCGAAAGTGCCGGGCGCGCGGGCTGCCGTGCTGACCGGGCCGAGCTTTGCCGGCGATATCGCGCGCGGCCTTCCGACCGCCCTGACGCTGGCCTGCGCCGATCATTCTGAGGAACTGCAGGCCGAGCTGTCGACACCGACGCTGCGGCTGTATCGCACGACCGACACGACCGGGGCGGAACTCGGCGGCGCGCTGAAGAATGTCTACGCGATCGCAGCGGGTACCGTAATCGGCGCGGGGCTCGGGGATTCCGCGCGCGCCGCGCTGATGACCCGCGGTTTCGCCGAAATGTTGCGGATTGCGACGGAACTCGGCGCCCGGCCAGAGACGCTGTCGGGCCTGTCGGGCTTTGGCGATCTGGTGCTGACCTGCACCTCGGCGCAATCGCGCAATTTCCGGCTGGGCCACGCGATCGGCGCGGGCGAAGCCTTCGATCCCTCGATCACCGTCGAGGGGGCCGCGACCGCGCAGGCCCTGAACAAGCTGGCCCATGCGCGCGGGCTGGAAATTCCGGTCGCCGCGATGGTTATGGCCCTTACCGAACAGTCAATCAGCGTGGATGAGGCGATGCAGGCTCTGCTCGCCCGCCCCTTGAAGGAGGAATGA
- a CDS encoding YciI family protein — protein MYFAVICRDKPGALQTRMDNREKHLAYIEETGVVFMAGPFLENDQMVGSLVIVEVDSLEAAQDWAANDPYAKAGLFADVQVKAWKKVIG, from the coding sequence ATGTATTTTGCCGTGATCTGCCGCGACAAGCCCGGCGCTCTGCAAACCCGGATGGACAACCGCGAGAAGCACCTCGCCTATATCGAAGAGACCGGCGTGGTCTTCATGGCGGGCCCGTTTCTCGAGAATGACCAGATGGTCGGCTCGCTCGTGATCGTGGAGGTCGACAGCCTCGAGGCCGCGCAGGACTGGGCCGCGAACGATCCCTATGCCAAGGCGGGGCTGTTCGCGGACGTGCAGGTCAAGGCATGGAAGAAGGTGATCGGCTGA
- a CDS encoding EVE domain-containing protein: MRYWLFKSEPNKFSWDDLVAKGDAGEEWDGIRNYLARNNMREMKIGDRGLFYHSNIGKEVVGICEIVAESHPDSTTDDPRWDCVDLKAVRPFTKPVTLADVKGEPRLSEMSLVTSMRLSVQSVTEEEWKIVCEMGETDPT; encoded by the coding sequence ATGCGGTACTGGCTGTTCAAATCGGAACCCAACAAGTTTTCCTGGGACGATCTGGTCGCCAAGGGCGATGCGGGTGAGGAATGGGACGGCATCCGCAACTATCTCGCGCGCAACAACATGCGCGAGATGAAGATCGGCGATCGCGGCCTGTTCTACCATTCGAATATCGGCAAGGAGGTCGTCGGGATCTGCGAGATCGTGGCCGAGAGCCATCCGGATTCCACGACCGACGATCCACGCTGGGATTGCGTGGACCTCAAGGCGGTGCGACCCTTCACCAAGCCGGTCACGCTGGCCGACGTGAAAGGCGAGCCGCGCCTGTCGGAGATGTCGCTTGTGACCTCGATGCGGCTGTCGGTTCAGTCGGTCACCGAAGAGGAATGGAAGATCGTCTGCGAGATGGGCGAGACCGATCCGACCTGA
- a CDS encoding sirohydrochlorin chelatase gives MQPVILVAHGSPSEPETQEKALISLANKVSEEMPGRKIDAATLAKPGSLEAALARHDNPVIYPYFMAQGWFTKTELPRRLEAAGSQARQLEPFGVDPALPDLLTRVIFEARASEDIPAEAPLILVAHGSKISRKSRNSVYDMAETLGRNSAMPEIHVALIEEPPFLEDVARAHPEGVCLPFFALRAGHVTGDIPEALQAASYRGRLLPEIGAHREVPVLIAQAISRG, from the coding sequence ATGCAGCCGGTCATTCTCGTCGCCCATGGATCCCCGTCCGAGCCTGAAACTCAGGAGAAGGCTCTGATTTCCTTGGCCAATAAGGTCTCGGAGGAGATGCCGGGACGCAAGATAGACGCCGCGACCCTTGCAAAGCCGGGATCGTTGGAGGCCGCCTTGGCGCGGCACGATAATCCGGTGATCTACCCGTATTTCATGGCGCAGGGCTGGTTCACCAAGACCGAACTTCCGCGCCGGCTGGAAGCTGCAGGCTCGCAAGCGCGCCAGTTGGAGCCGTTCGGCGTCGATCCTGCGCTGCCCGATCTGCTGACCAGAGTGATCTTCGAGGCGCGCGCCTCGGAGGACATCCCCGCCGAGGCGCCCCTGATTCTCGTGGCGCACGGGTCGAAAATATCGCGAAAATCGCGCAATTCGGTTTACGACATGGCCGAAACCTTGGGCCGCAATTCCGCCATGCCGGAGATTCATGTGGCCTTGATCGAAGAGCCCCCGTTCCTCGAAGACGTGGCCCGCGCGCACCCGGAAGGCGTGTGTCTGCCCTTCTTCGCGCTGCGGGCAGGACATGTGACAGGCGATATTCCTGAGGCCTTGCAAGCAGCTAGCTATCGGGGGCGCCTTTTGCCCGAGATTGGGGCCCATCGTGAGGTTCCCGTCCTGATTGCACAGGCGATTTCGCGGGGCTGA
- a CDS encoding PstS family phosphate ABC transporter substrate-binding protein: MKSFNLAASAIAIVAASGTAAFARDNIQVAGSSTVLPYASIVAEAFGENFDYPTPVVESGGSSAGLKRFCEGVGENTIDVANASRKIKDKEVATCADNGVTDIMEVRIGYDGIVFASQKDGPAFNAFTPSDIFNALGAKVLKDGEIVDNGYAKWNEFNSDLPDADIIAFIPGTKHGTREVFEEKVLEAGCEATGAKEAFIASGMDEKAAGKACMEVRTDGKAVDIDGDYTETLARIGSNPNGIGVFGLAFYENNTDKLKVATMSGVEPSTETIASGEYPVSRPLYFYVKKAHIGVIPGLKEYAEFFVSDEIAGPDGPLAQYGLVADPELAKTQDAVANEVTMGSGS; the protein is encoded by the coding sequence ATGAAATCGTTCAACCTCGCCGCCTCCGCGATCGCGATCGTTGCCGCTTCGGGCACCGCCGCTTTCGCGCGTGACAACATCCAGGTCGCCGGTTCCTCGACCGTGCTGCCCTACGCCTCCATCGTCGCCGAAGCTTTCGGTGAAAACTTCGATTACCCGACCCCGGTCGTGGAATCGGGCGGCTCCTCGGCTGGCCTGAAGCGCTTCTGCGAAGGCGTTGGCGAAAACACGATCGACGTCGCGAACGCTTCGCGCAAGATCAAGGACAAAGAAGTCGCGACCTGCGCCGACAACGGCGTCACCGACATCATGGAAGTCCGCATCGGCTATGACGGCATCGTCTTCGCGTCGCAAAAAGACGGCCCGGCCTTCAACGCTTTCACCCCCTCGGACATCTTCAACGCGCTCGGCGCGAAGGTCCTGAAGGACGGCGAAATCGTCGACAACGGCTACGCCAAGTGGAACGAGTTCAACTCCGACCTGCCGGATGCCGACATCATCGCCTTCATCCCGGGCACCAAGCACGGCACCCGTGAAGTCTTCGAAGAGAAGGTTCTGGAAGCTGGCTGTGAAGCGACCGGCGCGAAAGAAGCCTTCATCGCTTCGGGCATGGACGAAAAAGCAGCCGGCAAGGCCTGCATGGAAGTCCGCACCGACGGCAAGGCTGTCGACATCGACGGCGACTACACCGAGACCCTCGCCCGTATCGGTTCCAACCCGAACGGCATCGGCGTCTTCGGTCTGGCGTTCTACGAGAACAACACCGACAAGCTGAAAGTCGCGACCATGTCGGGCGTCGAGCCCTCGACCGAGACCATCGCTTCGGGCGAGTACCCGGTGTCGCGTCCGCTCTACTTCTACGTCAAGAAAGCGCATATCGGCGTGATCCCCGGCCTGAAGGAATACGCTGAGTTCTTCGTCTCCGACGAGATCGCTGGCCCCGACGGCCCGCTCGCTCAGTACGGCCTCGTTGCTGACCCGGAACTGGCCAAGACCCAGGATGCCGTGGCGAACGAAGTGACCATGGGTTCGGGCTCGTAA
- the pstC gene encoding phosphate ABC transporter permease subunit PstC: protein MPVLWIVVIVVVLAVVGFVMGRMRALHSAGEDRRSLHSLPNYYGFNVAMFTAVPALLLLLVWMVAQPLIVNTRVSAEIPDALLDGSNMSLVMSDVRRVADGLDTAIAQGALSARQAANIDLQTTDLREILGSVGVALGSSVDPATLNAAQTYRGMTSTGDLAMTVLVLLAAIAGFTFAYLRTNKDFRARNTVEKGVRVLLIAAASIAILTTIGIVLSLVFNTIEFFRLYPISDFFFGTTWSPSFGGGSELGILPLLWGTLYISLVALLVAVPIGLFAAVYLSEYATKSVRGVVKPLLEVLAGIPTIVYGLFALLTVGPFLLSIFGANGPTAAMADGGWMHAGTAVMTAGLVMGIMLIPFVSSLSDDIINAVPQSLRDGSYGLGATKSETIKQVILPAALPGIVGAVLLATSRAIGETMIVVLGAGAAARLSMNPFDAMTTVTAKIVSQLTGDADFASPEALVAFALGMTLFVLTLGLNIFALYIVRKYREQYE, encoded by the coding sequence ATGCCTGTTTTGTGGATCGTTGTGATCGTGGTCGTGCTGGCAGTCGTCGGCTTCGTGATGGGCCGAATGCGTGCGCTGCATTCGGCAGGCGAAGACCGACGGTCTCTGCACAGCCTGCCGAATTACTACGGCTTCAACGTCGCGATGTTCACCGCCGTGCCGGCTCTTCTCCTGCTGCTGGTCTGGATGGTGGCGCAGCCGCTGATCGTGAATACTCGGGTCTCCGCCGAAATCCCCGATGCGCTGCTGGATGGCTCGAACATGAGCCTCGTGATGTCCGATGTCCGGCGCGTCGCGGATGGTCTCGACACCGCAATTGCCCAAGGCGCGCTGAGCGCACGGCAAGCAGCGAATATCGATCTACAAACCACGGACCTGCGCGAAATACTCGGCTCGGTCGGGGTCGCGCTCGGCTCCAGTGTCGATCCGGCGACGCTGAACGCGGCACAGACCTATCGCGGCATGACCTCGACGGGCGATCTGGCGATGACGGTACTGGTCCTGCTGGCAGCCATCGCGGGCTTTACCTTCGCTTACCTGCGCACGAACAAGGATTTCCGCGCGCGCAACACGGTCGAAAAAGGCGTGCGCGTTCTGCTGATCGCCGCGGCCTCCATCGCGATCCTGACCACGATCGGCATCGTACTGTCGCTGGTTTTCAACACGATCGAGTTCTTCCGCCTCTATCCGATCTCCGATTTCTTCTTCGGCACGACCTGGTCGCCGAGTTTCGGGGGCGGATCGGAGTTGGGTATCCTGCCGCTTCTCTGGGGCACGCTCTACATCTCGCTGGTGGCCCTTCTGGTCGCGGTGCCGATCGGGCTCTTCGCCGCCGTCTACCTGTCGGAATACGCGACCAAATCGGTGCGCGGCGTCGTGAAACCGCTGCTCGAAGTGCTCGCCGGTATCCCGACCATCGTTTACGGCCTTTTCGCCCTGCTGACCGTGGGCCCGTTCCTGCTGTCGATCTTCGGCGCGAATGGCCCGACCGCTGCGATGGCCGATGGCGGCTGGATGCATGCGGGCACGGCGGTGATGACCGCGGGTCTGGTGATGGGCATCATGCTGATCCCCTTCGTCTCCTCGCTGTCCGACGACATCATCAACGCGGTGCCGCAAAGCTTGCGCGACGGCTCCTATGGTCTCGGCGCGACGAAATCCGAAACGATCAAGCAGGTGATCCTGCCTGCCGCCCTGCCCGGCATCGTCGGCGCCGTGCTTCTGGCGACCTCGCGCGCCATTGGCGAGACGATGATCGTGGTTTTGGGCGCCGGCGCCGCCGCGCGGCTCAGCATGAACCCGTTCGACGCGATGACCACCGTCACCGCCAAGATCGTTTCGCAGCTGACCGGTGACGCCGATTTCGCCTCCCCCGAGGCGCTGGTCGCCTTCGCGCTCGGCATGACGCTGTTCGTCCTGACGCTCGGGCTCAACATCTTCGCGCTCTACATCGTGCGCAAATACCGGGAGCAATACGAATGA
- the pstA gene encoding phosphate ABC transporter permease PstA has product MSDATQHGASQPATRSLHHVDARTKRRNASEKRFKALGIGAIGIGLAFLVILLVTIVSNGATAFQQTFVEVPVYLDAAKLDKKGNRDPEDLKKATTFTYKPLIEKGLLDAVEKSGATTDLAKAKDMKNLISASAASQVRDAVLADPSLIGTTVDFKILASSRVDSYLKGRVHRDEIAKDKNITVAQLDLVDQLRDAGIIHKGFNWAFIFGADASDSRAEQAGIGISMLGSFYMMLVVLVLALPIGVAASIYLEEFAPKNRITDLIEVNISNLAAVPSIVFGILGLAVFIQFAHLPQSAPLVGGLVLTLMTLPTIIISTRAALKAVPPSIRDAALGVGASKMQSVFHHVLPLAMPGILTGTIIGLAQALGETAPLLLIGMVGYIATNSPDGFLDGFVSPNSAMPAQIYEWAKRADPAFYERAWGGIIILLIFLLGMNIIAIILRRKFERRW; this is encoded by the coding sequence ATGAGTGATGCGACCCAACACGGCGCAAGCCAGCCCGCGACGCGTTCGCTGCATCATGTCGATGCGCGCACGAAACGCCGCAACGCCTCCGAGAAGCGCTTCAAGGCGCTCGGCATCGGCGCGATCGGGATCGGCCTCGCTTTCCTCGTGATCCTGCTGGTGACGATCGTCTCCAACGGCGCCACCGCGTTTCAGCAGACGTTTGTGGAAGTTCCGGTCTATCTGGACGCCGCGAAGCTCGACAAGAAGGGCAACCGCGATCCGGAGGATCTGAAGAAGGCCACCACCTTCACCTATAAGCCTTTGATCGAGAAAGGCCTGCTCGACGCGGTGGAGAAATCCGGCGCGACGACCGATCTCGCCAAGGCGAAGGACATGAAGAACCTGATCTCGGCCTCGGCTGCGAGCCAGGTGCGCGACGCGGTCCTCGCCGACCCGTCGCTGATCGGCACGACGGTAGATTTCAAGATCCTCGCCTCGTCGCGGGTGGATAGCTACCTCAAGGGCCGGGTGCATCGCGACGAAATCGCCAAGGACAAGAACATCACCGTGGCGCAGCTCGACCTCGTCGATCAGCTGCGCGATGCGGGCATCATCCACAAAGGTTTCAACTGGGCCTTCATCTTCGGCGCCGACGCGTCCGACAGCCGCGCCGAACAGGCCGGGATCGGGATCTCGATGCTGGGCTCTTTCTACATGATGCTGGTGGTGCTGGTGCTGGCCCTTCCGATCGGGGTCGCCGCCTCGATCTATCTGGAAGAATTCGCACCGAAGAACCGCATCACCGACCTGATCGAGGTGAATATCTCGAACCTCGCAGCCGTGCCCTCGATCGTCTTCGGTATCCTCGGCCTCGCGGTGTTCATCCAATTCGCGCATCTGCCGCAATCGGCTCCGCTGGTCGGTGGCCTCGTGCTGACGCTGATGACCCTGCCGACGATCATCATCTCGACCCGCGCCGCGCTGAAAGCCGTGCCGCCTTCGATCCGCGACGCAGCCCTCGGCGTTGGCGCATCGAAGATGCAATCGGTCTTCCACCACGTTCTGCCGCTGGCGATGCCCGGCATCCTGACCGGCACGATCATCGGTCTGGCGCAGGCCTTGGGCGAGACCGCGCCGCTCCTGCTGATCGGGATGGTGGGCTATATCGCGACCAATTCGCCGGACGGGTTCCTCGACGGCTTCGTCTCGCCCAACTCGGCCATGCCCGCGCAGATCTACGAATGGGCCAAGCGCGCCGACCCGGCATTTTACGAACGCGCCTGGGGAGGTATCATCATTCTGCTGATCTTCCTTCTGGGCATGAACATCATCGCCATCATCCTGCGACGCAAATTCGAGCGTCGCTGGTAA